A window from Cryptomeria japonica chromosome 1, Sugi_1.0, whole genome shotgun sequence encodes these proteins:
- the LOC131050549 gene encoding leucine-rich repeat receptor-like protein kinase PEPR1: protein MAFMVLTFQTHSTEAVNKDGAVLLSLLDKFTAPPKFFSTWNSSDKYPCHWKGVTCHPHHTVRILDLSESQLSGTLSSGICGLHNLKELDLSFNNLSGTIPSELGNCTELESLDLSNNYLHGQIPAQLGSIKNLRVLSTYDNFLSGSIPLSIFGLPLLQVIYLSTNNLTGEIPSNVGNLTHLSKLWLGENLLVGEIPFSITNCEHLTELFVHENMLIGELPQSLGRLSKLQNLHVTSNKLRGHIPKSLGDCTNLIEVELSNNSFSGEIPWEFGKCSNLTIFSATQNQFTGRIPSSLGSLHRLTQLYLNQNLLSGAIPAELGNCSLLEELSLHTNKLEGLIPPELGQLGRLQILFLSDNSFIGSIPPQLFRARSLRGLYLYNNSLTGSISPKICNLTQLHYLYLEENQLSGPIPAELGNCSLLEGLSFRTNLLEGFIPPDLGRLEHLQGLYLNNNRLTGSIPPEIVQCQSLTNLSLGHNNLSGVIPW, encoded by the coding sequence ATGGCGTTTATGGTATTAACATTTCAAACACATTCCACTGAAGCAGTTAACAAGGATGGAGCCGTTCTGCTTTCTCTTCTCGACAAGTTCACTGCACCTCCCAAGTTTTTCAGCACTTGGAACTCCTCCGACAAGTACCCCTGCCACTGGAAAGGAGTCACCTGCCATCCTCATCACACGGTGCGTATACTTGATCTTTCTGAAAGCCAACTCTCTGGAACGTTGTCTTCAGGCATCTGTGGCTTACACAATTTGAAAGAACTGGATTTGAGCTTTAACAATCTCTCTGGGACCATTCCTTCTGAGCTAGGAAATTGCACAGAGTTAGAATCTTTAGATCTCTCAAACAATTATCTCCACGGGCAAATCCCTGCCCAACTGGGTAGCATAAAAAATTTAAGAGTTTTGTCAACCTATGATAATTTCCTCAGTGGAAGCATTCCGCTCTCCATTTTTGGCCTTCCCCTGCTGCAAGTGATTTATTTGTCTACCAATAATTTGACAGGAGAGATCCCGTCAAATGTTGGGAATCTCACCCACCTCTCCAAATTATGGTTGGGGGAAAATCTCTTGGTTGGAGAGATACCCTTCTCTATTACCAATTGTGAGCATCTAACAGAACTTTTTGTGCATGAGAATATGCTGATTGGGGAGTTGCCACAATCTCTGGGCCGGCTTTCAAAGTTACAAAATCTGCATGTTACTTCCAATAAGCTTAGAGGTCACATCCCCAAATCACTTGGTGACTGCACAAATCTCATTGAAGTTGAATTGTCGAACAACTCTTTCAGTGGAGAAATACCATGGGAATTCGGCAAGTGCAGCAATCTCACCATATTTTCTGCCACTCAGAATCAGTTTACAGGGCGCATACCATCCTCGCTTGGATCGCTGCACCGCTTGACCCAGCTTTATTTGAACCAGAATTTGCTCTCCGGCGCCATCCCAGCAGAGCTTGGGAATTGCAGTCTTCTGGAGGAACTCAGCTTGCATACAAACAAACTTGAGGGGTTGATTCCTCCCGAGTTGGGTCAACTGGGGCGTTTACAAATTTTGTTCTTATCTGACAATTCATTCATTGGCTCAATTCCTCCCCAGCTTTTCAGGGCAAGGAGCTTACGGGGACTGTATCTCTACAATAACAGTCTCACGGGAAGCATATCCCCAAAAATTTGCAACCTCACGCAGTTACATTACCTATATTTGGAGGAGAACCAGCTATCAGGCCCAATACCCGCAGAACTTGGGAATTGCAGTCTTTTGGAGGGGCTCAGCTTTCGTACAAACTTACTTGAGGGGTTCATTCCTCCCGACTTGGGTCGACTGGAGCATTTACAAGGTTTGTATCTAAACAACAATAGGCTCACTGGAAGCATTCCTCCAGAGATTGTTCAATGCCAGAGCTTGACGAATCTGAGTTTAGGACACAACAATCTAAGTGGCGTTATTCCCTGGTGA